A stretch of Gambusia affinis linkage group LG10, SWU_Gaff_1.0, whole genome shotgun sequence DNA encodes these proteins:
- the pde4ba gene encoding cAMP-specific 3',5'-cyclic phosphodiesterase 4B isoform X4, whose product MGACCFDRKDKKLGKLSFWKKFKRMLNRELTHLSEMSRSGNQVSEFISNTFLDKQNEVEIPSPTSKAREKKKQQKQQLMTQISGVKKVSHGSSLSNSSISRFGVKTDKEEQLSKELEDLNKWGLNIFTVSEYSNNRPLTCIMYAIFQERDLLKTFKIPADTFVAYMMTLEDHYHADVAYHNSLHAADVAQSTHILLSTPALDAVFTDLEILAAIFAAAIHDVDHPGVSNQFLINTNSELALMYNDESVLENHHLAVGFKLLQEDNCDIFQNLTKKQRQSLRKMVIDMVLATDMSKHMSLLADLKTMVETKKVTSSGVLLLDNYTDRIQVLRNMVHCADLSNPTKSLELYRQWTDRIMEEFFHQGDRERERGMEISPMCDKHTASVEKSQVGFIDYIVHPLWETWADLVHPDAQDILDTLEDNRNWYQSMIPQSPSPPFYDQGTHGHSGGTGGQGGGEKFQFDLTLEEEDMDGMEKDCDGEDEEELEVEDSLVNSRSPPPDYLDSQAEEEDGMIEPMTAIEIVTHEASPTDT is encoded by the exons ATAAACAGAATGAGGTGGAGATCCCTTCACCGACATCCAAAGCgcgagagaagaagaaacagcaaaaacagcagctgatgaCGCAGATCAGCGGGGTTAAGAAGGTTTCCCACGGATCGTCACTCTCCAACAGCAGCATATCGCGTTTTGGCGTCAAGACCGATAAAGAAGAGCAACTGTCTAAGGAGCTGGAGGACCTGAACAAATGGGGTCTAAACATCTTCACAGTTTCAGAATACTCCAACaaccgacctctgacctgcatcATGTACGCCATATTCCAA GAGCGAGATCTGCTAAAGACGTTCAAGATTCCAGCTGATACATTTGTGGCCTACATGATGACACTAGAGGATCATTATCATGCAGATGTGGCTTACCATAACAGTTTGCATGCTGCTGATGTAGCCCAGTCAACGCACATCCTTCTCTCTACTCCCGCCCTGGAT GCGGTCTTCACAGATCTTGAGATCCTAGCGGCCATCTTTGCTGCAGCAATTCATGATGTTGACCATCCTGGAGTATCAAACCAATTCCTAATCAATACCA ACTCTGAGCTAGCCCTGATGTACAACGATGAGTCTGTGCTGGAGAACCATCATTTGGCTGTGGGCTTCAAGCTGCTACAGGAAGACAACTGTGACATCTTCCAGAACCTCACAAAGAAGCAGAGACAGTCCCTCCGCAAAATGGTCATTGACATG GTTTTGGCTACTGACATGTCCAAACACATGAGTCTGTTGGCTGATCTGAAAACTATGGTCGAAACCAAGAAAGTGACCAGCTCTGGAGTGCTGCTGCTAGACAATTACACAGACAGGATACAg GTGCTGCGAAACATGGTACACTGTGCCGATTTGAGCAACCCCACAAAGTCGTTGGAGCTGTACCGTCAGTGGACTGACCGGATAATGGAGGAGTTCTTCCACcagggagacagagagagggagagagggatgGAGATCAGTCCCATGTGTGATAAGCACACAGCCTCTGTGGAGAAGAGCCAG gTGGGTTTTATTGACTACATCGTGCACCCCCTGTGGGAGACCTGGGCCGATTTGGTTCACCCTGATGCTCAGGACATTCTGGACACCTTAGAGGACAACAGAAACTGGTACCAGAGCATGATTCCCCAAAGTCCCTCACCGCCCTTTTACGACCAGGGCACACATGGACACAGTGGAGGCACAGGAGGACAAGGAGGAGGGGAGAAATTTCAATTTGACTTGACAttggaggaggaagacatggaCGGGATGGAAAAAGACTGTGATggggaggatgaggaagaaCTAGAGGTGGAGGATAGTCTTGTAAATTCTCGCTCGCCTCCTCCAGACTATTTGGACAGTCAggcagaggaagaagatggcATGATTGAGCCAATGACGGCAATAGAGATTGTGACGCATGAAGCCTCACCCACGGACACATAG
- the pde4ba gene encoding cAMP-specific 3',5'-cyclic phosphodiesterase 4B isoform X5, whose protein sequence is MPEANYLLSVSWGYIKFKRMLNRELTHLSEMSRSGNQVSEFISNTFLDKQNEVEIPSPTSKAREKKKQQKQQLMTQISGVKKVSHGSSLSNSSISRFGVKTDKEEQLSKELEDLNKWGLNIFTVSEYSNNRPLTCIMYAIFQERDLLKTFKIPADTFVAYMMTLEDHYHADVAYHNSLHAADVAQSTHILLSTPALDAVFTDLEILAAIFAAAIHDVDHPGVSNQFLINTNSELALMYNDESVLENHHLAVGFKLLQEDNCDIFQNLTKKQRQSLRKMVIDMVLATDMSKHMSLLADLKTMVETKKVTSSGVLLLDNYTDRIQVLRNMVHCADLSNPTKSLELYRQWTDRIMEEFFHQGDRERERGMEISPMCDKHTASVEKSQVGFIDYIVHPLWETWADLVHPDAQDILDTLEDNRNWYQSMIPQSPSPPFYDQGTHGHSGGTGGQGGGEKFQFDLTLEEEDMDGMEKDCDGEDEEELEVEDSLVNSRSPPPDYLDSQAEEEDGMIEPMTAIEIVTHEASPTDT, encoded by the exons ATAAACAGAATGAGGTGGAGATCCCTTCACCGACATCCAAAGCgcgagagaagaagaaacagcaaaaacagcagctgatgaCGCAGATCAGCGGGGTTAAGAAGGTTTCCCACGGATCGTCACTCTCCAACAGCAGCATATCGCGTTTTGGCGTCAAGACCGATAAAGAAGAGCAACTGTCTAAGGAGCTGGAGGACCTGAACAAATGGGGTCTAAACATCTTCACAGTTTCAGAATACTCCAACaaccgacctctgacctgcatcATGTACGCCATATTCCAA GAGCGAGATCTGCTAAAGACGTTCAAGATTCCAGCTGATACATTTGTGGCCTACATGATGACACTAGAGGATCATTATCATGCAGATGTGGCTTACCATAACAGTTTGCATGCTGCTGATGTAGCCCAGTCAACGCACATCCTTCTCTCTACTCCCGCCCTGGAT GCGGTCTTCACAGATCTTGAGATCCTAGCGGCCATCTTTGCTGCAGCAATTCATGATGTTGACCATCCTGGAGTATCAAACCAATTCCTAATCAATACCA ACTCTGAGCTAGCCCTGATGTACAACGATGAGTCTGTGCTGGAGAACCATCATTTGGCTGTGGGCTTCAAGCTGCTACAGGAAGACAACTGTGACATCTTCCAGAACCTCACAAAGAAGCAGAGACAGTCCCTCCGCAAAATGGTCATTGACATG GTTTTGGCTACTGACATGTCCAAACACATGAGTCTGTTGGCTGATCTGAAAACTATGGTCGAAACCAAGAAAGTGACCAGCTCTGGAGTGCTGCTGCTAGACAATTACACAGACAGGATACAg GTGCTGCGAAACATGGTACACTGTGCCGATTTGAGCAACCCCACAAAGTCGTTGGAGCTGTACCGTCAGTGGACTGACCGGATAATGGAGGAGTTCTTCCACcagggagacagagagagggagagagggatgGAGATCAGTCCCATGTGTGATAAGCACACAGCCTCTGTGGAGAAGAGCCAG gTGGGTTTTATTGACTACATCGTGCACCCCCTGTGGGAGACCTGGGCCGATTTGGTTCACCCTGATGCTCAGGACATTCTGGACACCTTAGAGGACAACAGAAACTGGTACCAGAGCATGATTCCCCAAAGTCCCTCACCGCCCTTTTACGACCAGGGCACACATGGACACAGTGGAGGCACAGGAGGACAAGGAGGAGGGGAGAAATTTCAATTTGACTTGACAttggaggaggaagacatggaCGGGATGGAAAAAGACTGTGATggggaggatgaggaagaaCTAGAGGTGGAGGATAGTCTTGTAAATTCTCGCTCGCCTCCTCCAGACTATTTGGACAGTCAggcagaggaagaagatggcATGATTGAGCCAATGACGGCAATAGAGATTGTGACGCATGAAGCCTCACCCACGGACACATAG